The following are encoded in a window of Kitasatospora fiedleri genomic DNA:
- a CDS encoding carbohydrate ABC transporter permease: MALSSTTRLPAAQPTAPARRIGRRLAPYGFLAPFFGLFAAFGLFPLLYTAYVSLHRVELQTSDRMDWLGFQNYTRLLSDPFFWNALRNTFTIGVLSTVPQLLMALGLAHLLNYRLRGRTFFRVAMLMPYATSVAAATLVFAQLFGRDYGLINWVLSSVGIHPVDWQADTWASQFGVSAIVTWRWTGYNALIYLAGMQSIPGELYESAAVDGASRWQQFRHVTIPGLRPTIVFTVVVSTIGATQLFGEPLLYEGNSGGGISHQYQTLGLYLYEQGWTFFHLGRAAAVAWVMFLLIVLLALLNAAIAARRNRTDR, from the coding sequence ATGGCCCTCAGCTCCACCACCCGGCTGCCCGCCGCGCAGCCCACCGCGCCCGCGAGGCGGATCGGCCGCAGGCTCGCCCCGTACGGCTTCCTGGCCCCGTTCTTCGGGCTGTTCGCCGCGTTCGGCCTGTTCCCGCTGCTGTACACCGCCTACGTCTCGCTGCACCGGGTCGAGCTCCAGACCTCGGACCGGATGGACTGGCTCGGCTTCCAGAACTACACCCGGCTGCTGTCCGACCCGTTCTTCTGGAACGCGCTGCGCAACACCTTCACCATCGGCGTGCTCTCCACCGTGCCGCAGCTGCTGATGGCCCTGGGCCTGGCCCACCTGCTCAACTACCGGCTCCGCGGCCGCACCTTCTTCCGGGTCGCGATGCTGATGCCGTACGCCACCTCGGTGGCCGCCGCCACCCTGGTGTTCGCCCAACTCTTCGGCCGCGACTACGGGTTGATCAACTGGGTGCTGAGCAGCGTCGGCATCCACCCGGTCGACTGGCAGGCCGACACCTGGGCCTCCCAGTTCGGCGTCTCGGCCATCGTCACCTGGCGCTGGACCGGCTACAACGCGCTGATCTACCTGGCCGGCATGCAGTCCATCCCCGGCGAGCTGTACGAGTCCGCGGCCGTCGACGGCGCCTCGCGCTGGCAGCAGTTCCGGCACGTCACGATCCCCGGGCTGCGCCCCACCATCGTCTTCACCGTGGTCGTCTCCACCATCGGCGCGACCCAGCTGTTCGGCGAACCCCTGCTGTACGAGGGCAACTCCGGCGGCGGCATCTCGCACCAGTACCAGACCCTCGGCCTGTACCTGTACGAGCAGGGCTGGACGTTCTTCCACCTCGGCCGGGCTGCGGCCGTCGCCTGGGTGATGTTCCTGCTGATCGTGCTGCTCGCCCTGCTCAACGCGGCGATCGCCGCCCGCCGCAACCGCACGGACCGGTGA
- a CDS encoding GH1 family beta-glucosidase, whose protein sequence is MDGTRHDRRDSSHDHCLPAPAPARFPAGFVWGAATAAYQIEGAADQDGRTPSIWDTFARRPGAVRNGDTGDIAADHYHRYRDDVALMSELGLGAYRFSLAWPRVQPGGRGPANEAGLDFYDRLVDELLTAGITPVATLYHWDLPQELEDQGGWTHRETAYRFAEYAGIAARRLGDRIPTWTTLNEPWCSAFLGYGNGVHAPGRTDHTAALTAHHHLLLAHGLGTAALRAELPATAQVSLTLNLAAVRPLSTDPADLDAARRIDGLANRIFLDPVFRGSYPEDVLADTAHVTDWSFVRDGDLAEISRPIDSLGINYYTPTVVAAEETDQAGAGGPRGDGHQGGSPWPADQGIRFLPAPGTRTAMDWPVDADGLYELLTRLRDDLPGVPLLVTENGAAYEDYSDPSGAVHDPERIDYLHAHLAAVHRAIADGAPVRGYFLWSLLDNYEWAYGYSKRFGIVHVDFASQRRTPKDSAYWYARVIRDGALPE, encoded by the coding sequence TTGGATGGAACGCGACATGACCGTCGAGACTCTTCCCATGACCACTGCCTCCCCGCCCCCGCGCCCGCCCGCTTCCCGGCCGGGTTCGTCTGGGGCGCCGCCACCGCCGCGTACCAGATCGAGGGCGCCGCCGACCAGGACGGCCGCACCCCGTCGATCTGGGACACCTTCGCCCGCCGCCCCGGCGCCGTCCGCAACGGCGACACCGGCGACATCGCCGCCGACCACTACCACCGCTACCGCGACGACGTCGCCCTGATGTCCGAACTCGGCCTGGGCGCGTACCGGTTCTCGCTCGCCTGGCCGCGCGTGCAGCCCGGCGGCCGGGGCCCCGCCAACGAGGCCGGACTCGACTTCTACGACCGCCTGGTCGACGAACTCCTCACCGCCGGCATCACCCCCGTCGCCACCCTCTACCACTGGGACCTGCCCCAGGAACTGGAGGACCAGGGCGGCTGGACCCACCGCGAGACCGCGTACCGCTTCGCCGAGTACGCGGGCATCGCCGCGCGCCGCCTGGGCGACCGCATCCCCACCTGGACCACCCTCAACGAGCCCTGGTGCAGCGCCTTCCTCGGCTACGGCAACGGCGTCCACGCCCCCGGCCGCACCGACCACACCGCCGCCCTCACCGCCCACCACCACCTGCTGCTCGCCCACGGCCTCGGCACCGCCGCGCTGCGCGCCGAACTCCCCGCCACCGCGCAGGTCTCGCTCACCCTCAACCTGGCCGCGGTCCGCCCGCTCTCCACCGACCCCGCCGACCTCGACGCCGCCCGCCGGATCGACGGCCTCGCCAACCGGATCTTCCTCGACCCGGTCTTCCGCGGCAGCTACCCCGAGGACGTCCTCGCCGATACCGCGCACGTCACCGACTGGTCCTTCGTCCGCGACGGCGACCTCGCAGAGATCTCCCGCCCGATCGACTCGCTGGGCATCAACTACTACACGCCCACCGTGGTGGCCGCCGAGGAGACCGACCAGGCCGGGGCCGGCGGGCCGCGCGGCGACGGCCACCAGGGCGGCAGCCCCTGGCCCGCCGACCAGGGCATCCGCTTCCTGCCCGCCCCCGGCACCCGCACCGCCATGGACTGGCCGGTCGACGCCGACGGCCTGTACGAACTCCTCACCCGGCTGCGCGACGACCTGCCCGGCGTCCCGCTGCTGGTCACCGAGAACGGCGCCGCCTACGAGGACTACAGCGACCCGAGCGGCGCCGTCCACGACCCCGAGCGGATCGACTACCTGCACGCCCACCTCGCCGCCGTCCACCGCGCGATCGCCGACGGCGCGCCCGTCCGGGGCTACTTCCTCTGGTCGCTGCTCGACAACTACGAATGGGCGTACGGCTACAGCAAGCGCTTCGGCATCGTGCACGTCGACTTCGCCAGCCAGCGCCGCACGCCCAAGGACAGCGCGTACTGGTACGCCCGGGTGATCCGGGACGGCGCCCTGCCGGAGTGA
- the fusA gene encoding elongation factor G, with the protein MRTDLTTSPSTPTSAAAAIAAVAAVRNLGILAHVDAGKTTVTERILFLTGAVHKRGEVHEGTTVTDFDPQERDRGITIFAAAVSCRWDGHLLNLIDTPGHVDFADEVERSLRVLDGAVAVFDAVAGVEPQSESVWRQADRHGVPRIAFVNKMDRPGADLDAAVASIREKLHPAPLAVQLPIGREGAFTGVVDLVGMRALTWPAGAAPGEGCQVGDVPEELAQEAGRRRQALAEAVAELHPAALEEYCATGTLTPGALTDALRRLTGSGQAVVVLCGAAYRDRGVEPLLDAVTAYLPSPLDVPPVRGEFDGAPQERAADPEQPFSALVFKVTASTTGRLVGLRIYSGTLRKGDTVLDARTGRTERIGRILRVQADRHTETDTAAAGDIVAVVGPKGARAGTTLCDPRAPLVLEPAVAADPVVTVAVEARRSADTDRLAAALARLTEEDPSLVAGTDPEGGRRTLSGLGELHLEVAVEKLRRAGLEVAVGRPRVAYRETLAAAVTGLVLRHVKQDGGSGQFAHIVVDVAPLGEPGADGFEFRSTVTGGRVPPEFVQAVEAGCRDALADGPLGHPVTGVRVTLTDGATHVKDSSDLAFRTAGRLALREALRRGGPLLLEPVAEVTATVPPESVGGVLGDLSARRGRVHGSAPRGGGAVLTATVPLAELFGYAGALRGRTQGRGTFTTRPAGYAPAPRAQQR; encoded by the coding sequence ATGCGCACCGACCTCACCACCTCCCCCTCCACCCCCACCTCCGCGGCTGCCGCCATTGCCGCCGTCGCCGCGGTCCGCAACCTCGGCATCCTCGCCCACGTGGACGCCGGGAAGACCACCGTCACCGAGCGAATCCTGTTCCTGACCGGGGCGGTCCACAAGCGCGGCGAGGTGCACGAGGGCACCACCGTCACCGACTTCGACCCGCAGGAGCGCGACCGCGGCATCACCATCTTCGCCGCCGCCGTCAGCTGCCGGTGGGACGGCCACCTGCTCAACCTGATCGACACCCCCGGCCACGTCGACTTCGCGGACGAGGTGGAGCGCTCGCTGCGCGTGCTGGACGGCGCGGTGGCGGTGTTCGACGCGGTCGCGGGCGTCGAGCCGCAGAGCGAGTCGGTGTGGCGGCAGGCGGACCGGCACGGCGTGCCGCGGATCGCGTTCGTCAACAAGATGGACCGGCCCGGCGCCGACCTGGACGCCGCCGTCGCCTCGATCCGGGAGAAGCTCCACCCGGCGCCGCTGGCCGTGCAGTTGCCGATCGGCCGGGAGGGTGCCTTCACCGGCGTGGTCGACCTGGTCGGGATGCGCGCACTGACCTGGCCGGCCGGCGCCGCACCCGGCGAAGGCTGCCAAGTCGGCGACGTGCCGGAGGAGTTGGCGCAGGAGGCGGGACGGCGGCGGCAGGCCCTCGCGGAGGCGGTGGCCGAACTGCACCCGGCGGCGCTGGAGGAGTACTGCGCCACCGGCACCCTCACCCCCGGCGCGCTCACCGACGCGCTGCGCCGGCTCACCGGCAGCGGACAGGCGGTGGTGGTGCTGTGCGGCGCCGCGTACCGCGACCGCGGGGTCGAACCGCTGCTGGACGCGGTGACCGCGTACCTGCCGTCGCCGCTGGACGTCCCGCCGGTGCGCGGGGAGTTCGACGGCGCACCGCAGGAACGCGCCGCCGATCCCGAACAGCCGTTCTCCGCGCTGGTGTTCAAGGTCACCGCGAGCACCACCGGGCGGCTCGTCGGCCTGCGGATCTACTCCGGCACGCTCCGGAAGGGGGACACCGTGCTCGACGCGCGCACCGGGCGCACCGAGCGGATCGGCCGTATCCTGCGGGTGCAGGCCGACCGGCACACCGAGACCGACACCGCGGCGGCCGGCGACATCGTCGCCGTGGTCGGGCCGAAGGGCGCCCGGGCCGGCACCACACTGTGCGACCCGCGGGCCCCGCTGGTGCTCGAACCGGCCGTCGCCGCCGACCCGGTGGTGACCGTCGCGGTCGAGGCCCGCCGCTCGGCGGACACCGACCGGCTGGCCGCCGCGCTGGCCCGGCTCACCGAGGAGGACCCGTCCCTGGTGGCCGGCACCGATCCGGAGGGCGGGCGGCGGACGCTGTCCGGCCTGGGCGAACTGCACCTGGAGGTCGCGGTGGAGAAGCTGCGCCGCGCTGGGCTGGAGGTCGCCGTCGGCCGGCCCCGGGTCGCGTACCGGGAGACCCTCGCCGCGGCGGTCACCGGCCTCGTCCTGCGGCACGTCAAACAGGACGGCGGCTCCGGGCAGTTCGCGCACATCGTGGTCGACGTCGCCCCGCTCGGCGAACCCGGCGCGGACGGCTTCGAGTTCCGCTCCACCGTCACCGGCGGGCGGGTGCCGCCGGAGTTCGTGCAGGCCGTCGAGGCGGGCTGCCGGGACGCCCTCGCGGACGGCCCGCTCGGCCACCCGGTCACCGGGGTCCGGGTCACCCTCACCGACGGGGCGACCCACGTCAAGGACTCCTCCGACCTGGCGTTCCGCACCGCCGGACGGCTCGCCCTGCGCGAGGCGCTGCGGCGCGGCGGCCCGCTGCTGCTGGAGCCCGTCGCGGAGGTCACCGCGACGGTGCCGCCGGAGAGCGTCGGCGGCGTCCTCGGCGACCTGTCCGCCCGCCGCGGCCGGGTGCACGGCTCCGCGCCGCGCGGCGGCGGCGCGGTGCTGACGGCGACCGTCCCGCTGGCCGAACTCTTCGGCTACGCGGGCGCGTTGCGCGGACGCACGCAGGGCCGGGGCACCTTCACCACCCGGCCGGCCGGGTACGCCCCGGCGCCGCGGGCGCAGCAGCGGTAG
- a CDS encoding helix-turn-helix transcriptional regulator gives MSAAVEAAGRPTRAGERAGERAEERAEERAGELAEQLVGADAVRGRLAELGAGAVAQVLAFRPGSGRPTGVAEQRWDEELLGRGVELRVLVVDAVRGDPSAVAYARRLVGLGGQVRTVSALPLRMVVLDRETAVLPLDPGRADTATVLHGPGPVAALGALFDGLWHGAAPLCHPRGRDRNGLTAQHYTLLRILQQGDTDVVAARKLGVSERTVRRLAAEALEVLGARSRFQAGARAAERGWLR, from the coding sequence ATGTCCGCCGCGGTCGAGGCGGCCGGCCGGCCGACCCGAGCCGGAGAACGAGCCGGAGAACGAGCCGAGGAACGAGCCGAGGAACGGGCCGGGGAGCTGGCCGAGCAGTTGGTCGGGGCGGACGCCGTCCGCGGCCGGCTGGCCGAACTCGGCGCGGGGGCGGTCGCCCAGGTGCTGGCGTTCCGTCCGGGCAGCGGGCGGCCGACCGGGGTGGCGGAGCAGCGCTGGGACGAGGAACTGCTGGGCCGCGGCGTCGAGTTGCGCGTGCTGGTGGTGGACGCGGTGCGCGGCGATCCGTCCGCCGTGGCGTACGCGCGGCGGCTGGTCGGGCTCGGCGGGCAGGTGCGGACGGTGTCCGCGCTGCCGCTGCGCATGGTGGTGCTGGACCGGGAGACCGCGGTGCTGCCGCTCGATCCGGGACGGGCGGACACCGCCACCGTGCTGCACGGGCCCGGGCCGGTCGCCGCGCTGGGCGCGCTGTTCGACGGGCTGTGGCACGGCGCCGCGCCGCTGTGCCACCCCCGGGGCCGCGACCGCAACGGCCTGACCGCGCAGCACTACACGCTGCTGCGAATCCTCCAGCAGGGTGACACCGACGTGGTGGCGGCCCGGAAACTCGGCGTCTCCGAGCGGACCGTCCGGCGGCTGGCCGCCGAGGCGCTGGAGGTGCTCGGCGCCCGCAGCCGCTTCCAGGCCGGGGCCCGGGCCGCCGAACGCGGCTGGCTGCGCTGA
- a CDS encoding phosphocholine-specific phospholipase C — protein MTEPNRRRFLQLAGASLALPALAPSIARAAAIAPQGNTGTIQDVQHIVVLMQENRSFDHYFGAMKGVRGFGDPRPVTLPSGKPVWYQTNSAKKEILPFRPQVNDLGMQFVQDLNHDWAGGHKAFNGGKYDQWVPAKTATTMAYLTRQDIPFHYALADAFTLCDAYHCSFIGSTDPNRYYLWTGYTGNDGTGGGPVLGNQEAGYSWTTYPERLEAAGVSWRIYQDIGDGLNAAGSWGWINDAHRGTYGDNSLLYFNSYRNAKPGDALYEKARTGTNAKAGDGLFDRLRHDVGAGTLPQVSWIVAPEAYTEHPNWPANYGAWYVSQVLDALTSNPDVWARTALFITYDENDGFFDHVVPPFPPASADQGLSTVATGADWFAGNASYPAGPYGLGQRVPMLVVSPWSTGGYTCSETFDHTSVIRFIEKRFGVTEPHISPWRRAICGDLTSAFDFTASTAARPALPSTAAYLPADHNRHPDYVPTPPATGTMPRQEAGSKPTRPLKYAPYVDGSADTSTGKYALAFSGGPAAGAQFLITSANRTDGPWTYTTEAGKSISDAWNTAYSGGVTDLTVFGPNGFLRRFRNPGKTAGPEVTARHDAATGNLALTFTNPVGADAVLTVTNAYAGPPRTVTVRRGATATLTLDLTACRRWYDVTITSNLTTDFVRRLAGHVETGAPSLSDPGLLTY, from the coding sequence ATGACTGAACCGAATCGGCGTCGTTTCCTCCAACTGGCCGGCGCGAGCCTGGCGTTGCCGGCGCTGGCGCCCAGCATCGCGCGGGCCGCCGCGATCGCCCCGCAGGGCAACACGGGCACCATCCAGGACGTGCAGCACATCGTGGTGCTGATGCAGGAGAACCGGTCCTTCGACCACTACTTCGGCGCGATGAAGGGCGTGCGCGGCTTCGGCGACCCGCGGCCGGTGACCCTGCCGAGCGGGAAGCCGGTCTGGTACCAGACGAACAGCGCGAAGAAGGAGATCCTGCCGTTCCGGCCGCAGGTGAACGACCTCGGGATGCAGTTCGTCCAGGACCTCAACCACGACTGGGCCGGCGGCCACAAGGCGTTCAACGGCGGCAAGTACGACCAGTGGGTGCCCGCGAAGACCGCCACCACCATGGCGTACCTGACCCGGCAGGACATCCCGTTCCACTACGCGCTCGCCGACGCGTTCACGCTGTGCGACGCCTACCACTGCTCATTCATCGGCTCCACCGACCCGAACCGCTACTACCTGTGGACGGGCTACACCGGCAACGACGGCACCGGCGGCGGTCCGGTGCTGGGCAACCAGGAGGCGGGCTACTCCTGGACCACCTACCCGGAGCGGCTGGAGGCGGCCGGCGTCTCCTGGCGGATCTACCAGGACATCGGCGACGGCCTGAACGCGGCCGGCTCCTGGGGCTGGATCAACGACGCCCACCGCGGCACCTACGGCGACAACTCGCTGCTCTACTTCAACAGTTACCGCAACGCCAAGCCAGGCGACGCGCTGTACGAGAAGGCCCGCACCGGGACGAACGCCAAGGCCGGCGACGGCCTGTTCGACCGGCTGCGCCACGACGTCGGGGCCGGGACGCTGCCGCAGGTCTCCTGGATCGTCGCGCCCGAGGCGTACACCGAGCACCCCAACTGGCCTGCGAACTACGGCGCCTGGTACGTCTCGCAGGTGCTGGACGCGCTCACCTCGAACCCGGACGTGTGGGCGAGGACCGCGCTGTTCATCACCTACGACGAGAACGACGGCTTCTTCGACCACGTGGTGCCGCCGTTCCCGCCCGCCTCCGCCGACCAGGGGCTCTCCACGGTCGCCACCGGCGCCGACTGGTTCGCGGGGAACGCGAGTTACCCGGCCGGCCCGTACGGCCTCGGGCAGCGGGTGCCGATGCTGGTGGTCTCGCCGTGGAGCACCGGCGGCTACACCTGCTCGGAGACCTTCGACCACACCTCGGTCATCCGCTTCATCGAGAAGCGCTTCGGCGTCACCGAACCGCACATCTCCCCCTGGCGGCGTGCCATCTGCGGCGACCTGACCTCCGCCTTCGACTTCACCGCGAGCACCGCCGCCCGGCCCGCGCTGCCGTCCACCGCCGCCTACCTGCCCGCCGACCACAACCGGCACCCCGACTACGTGCCCACCCCGCCCGCGACCGGCACCATGCCCAGGCAGGAGGCCGGGTCCAAGCCGACCCGTCCGCTCAAGTACGCGCCGTACGTGGACGGTTCGGCCGACACCTCGACCGGCAAGTACGCCCTCGCGTTCAGCGGCGGCCCGGCCGCCGGCGCCCAGTTCCTGATCACCTCGGCGAACCGCACCGACGGCCCGTGGACGTACACCACCGAGGCCGGCAAGTCGATCTCCGACGCCTGGAACACCGCCTACTCCGGCGGCGTCACCGACCTGACCGTGTTCGGCCCGAACGGCTTCCTGCGCCGCTTCCGCAACCCCGGTAAGACCGCCGGGCCCGAGGTCACCGCCCGCCACGACGCCGCCACCGGCAACCTCGCCCTGACCTTCACCAACCCCGTCGGCGCCGACGCCGTCCTCACCGTCACCAACGCCTACGCCGGCCCCCCGCGGACCGTCACCGTCCGCCGCGGCGCCACCGCCACCCTCACCCTCGACCTCACCGCCTGCCGCCGCTGGTACGACGTCACCATCACCTCCAACCTCACCACCGACTTCGTCCGCCGCCTCGCCGGCCACGTCGAGACCGGCGCCCCGTCCCTCTCCGACCCCGGCCTGCTCACCTACTGA
- a CDS encoding LysR family transcriptional regulator translates to MDDHLPRAAGAGPRSRATAGPAPHTTATTAATTAPATATTATTTAPATATTTTTANAGPPDLNQLRTFLAVYRLGSFTAAARRLGLSQSTVTAQVRALERRHGRELFERRARGAAALPAADELAARVAEPLDRLAGATERRPSAEPVHLAGPAELLGTLLLPALAPLVADGVRLRVSTGLSDPLLAELRSGRHDVVVSTRRPTGRALTAVPLADEEFVLVAAPGWAAHRALAHPAHRAHRAHSKDPAVPADLADPAHLTDLTDPTDIADPTDLADALPRLPLVSYAEDLPIVRHYWRHVFGRRLHALAAVTVPDLRAVRAAVAAGAGWSVLPEYLCRDALASGALVPLLRPADPPINTAYLVHRPEAAANPHLAAVREHLLAAARHW, encoded by the coding sequence ATGGACGACCACCTGCCGCGCGCCGCCGGTGCCGGGCCCCGGTCACGTGCCACCGCCGGACCCGCGCCGCACACCACCGCCACCACGGCCGCCACCACCGCCCCGGCCACCGCCACCACGGCCACCACCACCGCCCCTGCCACCGCCACCACCACCACCACGGCCAACGCCGGACCGCCGGACCTCAACCAGTTGCGCACCTTCCTCGCCGTGTACCGCCTGGGTTCGTTCACCGCCGCCGCCCGCCGGCTGGGCCTGTCGCAGTCGACGGTGACCGCGCAGGTCCGCGCGCTGGAGCGGCGTCACGGCCGGGAGCTGTTCGAGCGGCGGGCCCGCGGCGCGGCGGCGCTGCCCGCGGCGGACGAGCTGGCCGCCCGGGTCGCCGAGCCGCTGGACCGGCTGGCCGGTGCGACGGAGCGGCGGCCGTCGGCGGAGCCGGTGCACCTGGCCGGCCCGGCGGAATTGCTCGGCACGCTGCTGCTGCCCGCGCTCGCCCCGCTGGTCGCGGACGGGGTGCGGCTGCGGGTGTCCACCGGGCTGTCCGACCCGCTGCTGGCCGAACTCCGTTCCGGGCGGCACGACGTGGTGGTCTCCACCCGCCGCCCGACCGGCCGGGCGCTGACCGCCGTACCGCTCGCCGACGAGGAGTTCGTCCTGGTCGCCGCCCCCGGCTGGGCGGCCCACCGGGCCCTCGCGCACCCGGCGCACCGAGCGCACCGGGCGCACTCGAAGGACCCGGCCGTCCCGGCGGACCTCGCGGACCCCGCCCACCTCACCGACCTCACTGACCCCACCGACATCGCCGACCCCACCGACCTCGCCGACGCGCTCCCCCGGCTGCCGCTGGTCAGCTACGCCGAGGACCTGCCGATCGTCCGCCACTACTGGCGGCACGTCTTCGGCCGCCGACTGCACGCCCTGGCCGCCGTCACGGTGCCCGACCTGCGGGCGGTGCGGGCCGCGGTGGCGGCCGGGGCGGGGTGGAGCGTGCTGCCCGAGTACCTGTGCCGGGACGCGCTGGCGTCCGGCGCGCTCGTCCCGCTGCTCCGGCCGGCCGACCCGCCGATCAACACCGCGTACCTGGTGCACCGTCCGGAGGCCGCCGCGAACCCGCACCTGGCCGCCGTCCGGGAGCACCTGCTGGCCGCCGCCCGCCACTGGTGA
- a CDS encoding type 1 glutamine amidotransferase domain-containing protein → MSKILFVMTGADHWTLNDGTEHPTGYWAEEVATPYRALREAGHEITVATPGGAVPPVDRASLGPDANGGAEQARELADTLAAMTELDHPLAIADVDLDDYDAVFYPGGHGPMEDLARDADSGRLLVRALASGKPLAVVCHGPAALLAATDPATGRNAFAGRRVAAFTDAEETQAGLADRAPWLLQTRLTEAGLTVDPAAPWTPHVVVDGNLITGQNPSSSAPLAEELLKRLG, encoded by the coding sequence ATGTCGAAGATCCTGTTCGTGATGACCGGCGCCGACCACTGGACCCTCAACGACGGCACCGAACACCCCACCGGCTACTGGGCGGAGGAGGTCGCCACCCCCTACCGCGCCCTGCGCGAGGCCGGCCACGAGATCACCGTCGCCACCCCCGGCGGCGCCGTCCCGCCCGTCGACCGGGCCAGCCTCGGGCCCGACGCCAACGGCGGCGCCGAGCAGGCCCGCGAACTCGCCGACACCCTGGCCGCGATGACCGAGCTCGACCACCCGCTGGCCATCGCCGACGTCGACCTCGACGACTACGACGCCGTCTTCTACCCCGGCGGCCACGGCCCGATGGAGGACCTCGCCCGGGACGCCGACTCCGGCCGCCTGCTCGTCCGGGCCCTCGCCTCCGGCAAGCCCCTCGCCGTGGTCTGCCACGGCCCCGCCGCGCTGCTCGCCGCCACCGACCCCGCCACCGGCCGCAACGCCTTCGCCGGCCGCCGGGTCGCCGCCTTCACCGACGCCGAGGAGACCCAGGCCGGCCTCGCCGACCGCGCCCCCTGGCTCCTCCAGACCCGCCTCACCGAGGCCGGCCTCACCGTCGACCCCGCCGCCCCGTGGACCCCGCACGTCGTCGTCGACGGCAACCTGATCACCGGCCAGAACCCGTCCTCCTCGGCCCCGCTGGCGGAGGAACTCCTGAAGCGACTGGGCTGA
- a CDS encoding helix-turn-helix transcriptional regulator has product MTEHAPSPQAELAAFLRAKRARRQPEDVGLPRGPRRRTPGLRRQEVAQLAAVSVEWYVRLEQGRVGTPGGAVLDALAEALRLTPDEHRHLHLIARRETPVLPAPRAPQDPVRDSLRQLLDGIPLFPAYVTDHRLDVLAHNAAARALFGPAFGTGATDNTARMLFLDPATRATQLDWARVARETVGHLRTSTARHPDDPRLAALLAELRSYSAEFALWWDDHTVLDRAAGTKRVRHAEVGDLRLHYDILTTGHHHLFTLTPADPATDRALRHLVTTHTTRTAATNAAGTTVRPITAA; this is encoded by the coding sequence ATGACCGAGCACGCCCCGTCCCCGCAGGCCGAACTGGCCGCCTTCCTCCGGGCCAAGCGCGCCCGCCGGCAACCCGAGGACGTCGGCCTGCCGCGCGGGCCGCGCCGTCGCACCCCGGGGCTGCGCCGCCAGGAGGTCGCCCAGCTCGCCGCCGTCAGCGTCGAGTGGTACGTCCGCCTGGAGCAGGGCCGGGTCGGCACCCCGGGCGGCGCCGTCCTGGACGCCCTCGCCGAGGCCCTGCGCCTCACCCCGGACGAGCACCGCCACCTGCACCTGATCGCCCGCCGGGAGACCCCCGTCCTGCCCGCGCCCCGCGCCCCGCAGGACCCCGTCCGCGACTCGCTGCGCCAACTCCTGGACGGGATACCGCTGTTCCCCGCCTACGTGACCGACCACCGGCTCGACGTACTGGCCCACAACGCGGCCGCCCGGGCCCTGTTCGGCCCCGCGTTCGGCACCGGAGCGACCGACAACACCGCCCGCATGCTCTTCCTCGACCCGGCCACCCGCGCCACCCAGCTCGACTGGGCCCGGGTCGCCCGCGAGACGGTCGGCCACCTCCGCACCTCCACCGCCCGCCACCCCGACGACCCCCGGCTCGCCGCCCTCCTCGCCGAACTTCGCTCCTATAGCGCCGAGTTCGCCCTCTGGTGGGACGACCACACCGTCCTCGACCGCGCCGCCGGCACCAAACGCGTCCGCCACGCCGAAGTCGGCGACCTCCGCCTCCACTACGACATCCTCACCACCGGCCACCACCACCTCTTCACCCTCACCCCGGCCGACCCCGCCACCGACCGCGCCCTCCGCCACCTCGTCACCACCCACACCACCCGCACCGCCGCCACCAACGCCGCGGGCACCACCGTCCGCCCGATCACGGCCGCCTGA
- a CDS encoding YbhB/YbcL family Raf kinase inhibitor-like protein: MSRPFRTRVAATTATATTATAGATAVRRARPYRAAAVTLSAAAVLTLLGVADSSAQVGKGVKEFGRVSVRAGVPAGAQRFAVGSPDLVNGRFPQSHWANAFGCDGGNQSLRLEWRGAPGGTRSFAVTMFDPDAPTGSGFWHWLVWDVPATATGLETTPPAGAVTGADDAGVQGYLGPCPPVGDRPHHYQINVYALDTPSLALPAATPAAVTAFSMSGHVIGHAQTTALAAR, translated from the coding sequence ATGTCACGTCCGTTCCGTACCCGGGTGGCCGCCACCACTGCCACCGCCACCACTGCCACCGCCGGCGCCACCGCCGTTCGGCGTGCGCGTCCGTACCGCGCCGCCGCCGTCACGCTGTCCGCCGCCGCGGTGCTGACGCTGCTGGGGGTCGCCGACTCGAGCGCCCAGGTGGGGAAGGGGGTGAAGGAGTTCGGCCGGGTGTCGGTCCGTGCCGGGGTCCCGGCCGGGGCGCAGCGGTTCGCCGTCGGCAGCCCCGACCTGGTCAACGGCCGCTTCCCGCAGTCGCACTGGGCGAACGCGTTCGGCTGCGACGGCGGCAACCAGTCGCTGCGGCTGGAGTGGCGCGGCGCCCCGGGCGGCACCCGGAGCTTCGCCGTCACCATGTTCGACCCGGACGCGCCGACCGGCTCCGGTTTCTGGCACTGGCTGGTCTGGGACGTCCCGGCCACCGCCACCGGGCTGGAGACCACTCCGCCGGCCGGCGCGGTGACGGGCGCCGACGACGCGGGCGTGCAGGGCTACCTGGGCCCCTGCCCGCCGGTCGGCGACCGCCCGCACCACTACCAGATCAACGTCTACGCCCTGGACACCCCGAGCCTGGCGCTGCCGGCCGCCACGCCCGCCGCCGTCACCGCGTTCAGCATGAGCGGCCACGTGATCGGCCACGCGCAGACCACGGCGCTGGCCGCGAGGTGA